The DNA segment GAAGTAAAGTACACCGCTCGTAGGACAGAAAGCCATTGCGAAGAGCATGCCCAGAAGCAGGCTTCCCCATACGCCCTTCAACTTATCCGACTTTACATTTCCGGAGAACCCGAACTTGGGAAGTCGCAGTTTATTGCCAAACAACATGAACAGTCCGATGAGCAACATAGCCGGAGCGATTAGTATTTCTCCCCACTGGCTCACTCCTTTCTGGATAGAAAACATATCGGCACCACTCCTTAGTATATAGATCAATATCGCTCCCAGTACCGAATAGGCAATGATACGCCCTACCGTGTATAGAATGCCATTCCAGAAGATACGCTGTTTGCTCTCTATGTCGTGCCCGATAAAGCCAACTGCAGTTATATTAGTTGCCAGCGGACAGGGACTGATAGCCGTGAGCAATCCCAAGACAAAAGCGGTAAGTACAGGAATATTGCTGTTGTCTAATATATGTTGTAAGAAATCCATCATCGTTTTATGCTATTTTAATAGCTTACTGATCTTGTTTTTTAATCCGCTCTTAAAAGCAGGTGTATTCGTACGGGCATTTTCAAAACCGAAAGTGGTCATATCGTTTCTTACCTCTTTGCCGTTCTGCCATCTGTTCACGTACAACGACGACCAGGTTACGTGATATCTGTCAGCCAGTTTCTCTCCCTGTGGAGTTGAAATATCTATTTCCTTAAACTTTACCGCCCCACTCTTCACCTGAGCTGCAAAATCCTTG comes from the Xylanibacter oryzae DSM 17970 genome and includes:
- a CDS encoding nitrophenyl compound nitroreductase subunit ArsF family protein — its product is MKRVIIMSLLGLICLTAVNAQTKKVVKSNNATVEVLYFHSKQRCPTCIAVGTYSKEVVNKDFAAQVKSGAVKFKEIDISTPQGEKLADRYHVTWSSLYVNRWQNGKEVRNDMTTFGFENARTNTPAFKSGLKNKISKLLK
- a CDS encoding aromatic aminobenezylarsenical efflux permease ArsG family transporter produces the protein MDFLQHILDNSNIPVLTAFVLGLLTAISPCPLATNITAVGFIGHDIESKQRIFWNGILYTVGRIIAYSVLGAILIYILRSGADMFSIQKGVSQWGEILIAPAMLLIGLFMLFGNKLRLPKFGFSGNVKSDKLKGVWGSLLLGMLFAMAFCPTSGVLYFGMLIPMSAQATGGYLLPIVFAFGTGLPVILVAWLLAYSMAGVGKFYNRMKVFQKWFNMIVAILFIAVGIYYFIVFNL